A single genomic interval of bacterium harbors:
- the purH gene encoding bifunctional phosphoribosylaminoimidazolecarboxamide formyltransferase/IMP cyclohydrolase — protein sequence MVKIKRVLISVSDKTGIVDLGKGLAKHGVEMLSTGGTSKALKEAGLAVKDVSEVTGFPEMMNGRVKTLHPKIHGGLLALRENEDHMRQLREQAIEPIDMVVVNLYPFAKTVAKPGVALAEAIENIDIGGPSMIRSASKNYRSVAVVVNPARYAALLEEMDANDGQVGDKILSALCIEAFDHTAEYDAGIHRYLQDQLTEGETPAFPETIRYTFHKQQALRYGENPHQAAAFYRQANNESDEASVTNAKQLHGKELSFNNIVDIHAALEIVKDFTEPAACVIKHTNPCGMAIGEDITEAYIKAFEADSLSAFGGIVGLNRPCTKGIAEKMKDIFLECVIAPRFESEALEILQAKKNIRLMQTGPITKPKTDQSWQTMDLKRVLGGLLLQDRDLGGVTADDFKVVTQRLPNEAELRDLLFAWRVCKHVKSNAILLAKDGVTLGAGPGQTNRVGAAEIATRQAGEKAKSGVLASDAFFPFRDGIDAAARAGIKAVIQPGGSVNDKEVIEAANEHGMAMVFTGMRHFKH from the coding sequence GTGGTTAAAATCAAGCGAGTACTTATTAGTGTGTCTGACAAAACCGGTATTGTTGACTTGGGAAAAGGTCTGGCTAAACATGGTGTGGAGATGCTTTCTACCGGCGGGACATCCAAAGCGTTGAAAGAAGCGGGTCTGGCAGTCAAGGATGTCTCTGAGGTGACTGGATTTCCGGAAATGATGAACGGCCGGGTGAAAACCCTGCATCCCAAAATTCATGGCGGCTTGCTGGCTTTGCGCGAAAATGAGGATCATATGCGTCAGCTTAGGGAGCAGGCAATTGAACCGATTGATATGGTGGTGGTCAACCTCTATCCCTTTGCCAAGACGGTTGCCAAACCCGGGGTGGCATTGGCAGAGGCAATCGAAAATATTGATATTGGCGGCCCATCCATGATTCGTTCCGCTTCGAAAAATTATCGCAGTGTGGCGGTGGTGGTCAATCCAGCCAGATATGCGGCATTGCTTGAGGAGATGGATGCCAATGATGGGCAGGTCGGGGATAAAATCCTCAGTGCACTTTGCATTGAGGCGTTTGACCATACGGCTGAGTATGATGCCGGTATTCACCGTTATCTTCAGGATCAACTGACCGAAGGTGAGACTCCGGCGTTTCCTGAGACGATCCGGTACACCTTTCACAAACAACAAGCACTCCGTTATGGAGAAAATCCTCATCAAGCAGCGGCGTTTTACAGGCAGGCCAATAATGAGAGTGATGAGGCGTCGGTTACCAATGCCAAGCAGTTGCATGGCAAGGAACTTTCCTTTAATAATATTGTAGATATTCATGCTGCCTTGGAGATAGTGAAAGACTTCACAGAACCGGCAGCCTGCGTGATTAAGCATACCAATCCTTGCGGGATGGCCATTGGTGAGGATATTACAGAGGCTTACATCAAAGCTTTTGAAGCGGATTCGCTTTCTGCTTTTGGCGGTATTGTCGGGCTCAACCGCCCTTGTACCAAAGGCATTGCAGAGAAGATGAAGGATATTTTTCTGGAATGCGTGATTGCACCTCGATTTGAGAGCGAAGCACTGGAAATTCTCCAGGCCAAAAAAAATATCCGTCTGATGCAGACCGGACCGATCACCAAGCCCAAGACAGATCAATCCTGGCAGACAATGGATCTCAAGCGAGTACTGGGCGGATTGTTGCTGCAGGATAGAGATTTGGGCGGCGTGACAGCGGATGATTTTAAAGTTGTCACCCAACGCTTGCCGAATGAAGCGGAACTTCGGGATCTTCTTTTTGCCTGGCGGGTTTGTAAGCACGTGAAGTCCAATGCCATTTTACTGGCAAAAGACGGGGTCACCTTAGGAGCGGGTCCGGGCCAAACCAATCGGGTCGGTGCTGCGGAAATTGCCACACGTCAGGCTGGTGAAAAAGCTAAAAGCGGTGTTTTAGCCTCGGATGCTTTTTTTCCGTTTCGCGACGGGATTGATGCTGCCGCCCGTGCAGGGATCAAAGCGGTGATCCAACCCGGCGGTTCAGTCAATGACAAGGAAGTTATCGAAGCGGCCAATGAGCATGGTATGGCAATGGTCTTCACAGGTATGAGGCATTTTAAGCATTAA
- the purN gene encoding phosphoribosylglycinamide formyltransferase: MGKQIAVMASGGGSNLQALLDAWRSGKLGSAKISLVVSDKPDAKALQRAITCDVATRFFDPAKYPERGAYDRALIDVFKEKKIDLICLAGYMRILTSVIVEQFPMKIMNIHPSLLPAFGGAGMYGRHVHRAVIASGAKYSGCTVHFVDEGTDTGPIILQHVVPVLDHDTPEKLAERVLIEEHRIYPRAVSLFCEGCLAIEEKRVKIIEKA, translated from the coding sequence ATGGGCAAACAAATTGCAGTGATGGCATCGGGTGGCGGCTCTAATCTTCAGGCATTGCTGGATGCATGGCGGAGTGGGAAGTTGGGTAGTGCAAAAATCAGTCTGGTTGTGAGTGACAAACCGGATGCCAAAGCGTTGCAAAGGGCAATTACCTGTGATGTGGCGACGCGTTTTTTTGATCCTGCAAAATATCCGGAGCGCGGCGCATATGACCGCGCGTTGATTGATGTTTTTAAGGAAAAAAAAATTGATCTGATTTGTCTGGCCGGCTATATGCGGATACTCACGTCTGTGATTGTCGAACAGTTTCCAATGAAAATCATGAATATTCACCCTTCGCTTCTGCCGGCTTTTGGCGGTGCAGGGATGTATGGCCGTCATGTGCATCGTGCAGTTATTGCCTCAGGGGCCAAATATTCCGGCTGTACGGTCCATTTTGTGGATGAGGGCACAGATACCGGACCGATTATATTACAGCATGTGGTGCCGGTACTGGACCACGACACACCGGAAAAACTTGCCGAACGTGTGTTGATTGAAGAACATCGCATTTACCCGCGAGCTGTGTCATTGTTCTGTGAGGGATGTCTTGCGATTGAGGAAAAACGCGTCAAAATAATTGAAAAAGCCTAA